The genomic stretch CATCCCATCCTGACGAAGGAGAAAATATAAAATGGGATATTAACAAGGAAGAATACAACTCCAAATGGCAGTGAAAGCAAATAGGAAAATCCTAATGAAAGTCCTGCTGTTCCGCCTGTTACCAGCTCTGTGCTCTTCAGCATATACAGACCAATGCTGGCCAGGAAACAGCCTAGTACGATTTTGAGATATTTATGCAGCAAAACGACATGCTCCTCTCTAATTAGAAACCCATCATAATATCACCTAGATGCACAAAGTAAGTATGACCGATATCCTCTTTACTCACTTTCTATGTTAGAATAAATAACACGAGAAATGAATAGATATTTGCAGGCAATACCTTCTTTTAAGGTTCATATTGAAAATAATATGCAGGACTCACCTGCAATGTGAAAGGAAGCGTATAAGATGGATCATATTGACCGTGCAATGTTGGAATTGCTTCAGCATGATGGCCGTATTACGATAAGCGAATTGTCAAAGCGGCTTTCCTTGAGCAGACCGAGTGTATCGGAGCGTATGGCAAGATTAGAAGAGCGGGGTGTAATTGAGCATTATACAGCTCGTGTGGCACATGCAAAAGTAGGACTGGATATCCTCCTATTTATTCAAGTAAGTGAATTGAAGATTCCTCACTTAGAATTTGAGTATTTAATTGCAAAAGAAGAAGCAGTATTGGAATGTCACCGTGTGACAGGTCCGATTAATTACTTGTTGAAAGCAGCTGTACCCGACATGAATGGGATGCGGGAACTGATTGATCGGCTCATACCTTACGGGACATTCAATACTTCTACTGTACTCACTTCTCCTGTTGCTTATCGGGCATTGCTGCCGCGCGAAGATTAATAGTGCTTCCATTCCGACTGATAAATCTCAATTAAATGCGGATCGACGAGTGTATTCGGCCGAAGTTCAGCCTTTTCTCCGTCGGCTTTGATGATTTCTCTATCTTCATCTTTGCCGAATTCTGTCATTCCCGGAATCATAGACGATTTCAAATACTGTGTCGGCACTGTCACCTCTAGCTTATTGGCATCAATCGGATTTCTGCTAGCCATGACAAAACCCCAGTTGCCAAAGCTTGGAACATCTAAGTGGAAGTTCTCCGTCTCCAAGCCGGTTCCGCGGATTGTTTCGTCAATTGTCCAGTAAGATTGCGTAGCGAAAACTGGGCTGGTAGCTTGGACAATCATCGCTCCTTCCGGGTGCATATGATTACGGACTAAAGAGTAGAATTCTTCCGTGTACAGCTTGTTTAAACTCTCATCATTCGGATCAGGCAGATCCACAATAATAACATCATATATCTGGTCTGATGCTATTAAATAATTAAACGCATCTTCGTTCTTAATTGTCACTTTTTCATTGTGCAAAGAACGATTATTCAAATCAAGTAGCTTCGGCTCTGTTTTAGCTAAATCGGTCACAGCAGGATCAAGATCCACTAAGGTAATATCCCGTACATCATCATATTTTAAAACCTCATTCGCAGCCAGACCATCCCCTCCGCCTAAAATCAGCACATGGTCATGCTGCTTCGCCTGGGACATGACAGGATGGATGAGCGCATCATGATAGCGATGCTGATCAATGGAACTGAACTGCAGACCTCCATTCAAGTAAAGACGCACATCATCATCATTTCGTGTGAGGATAACTTTTTGGTACTGACTTTGTTCCATATGGATAATCGGATCCTGGTATAGTTTCTGCTCGAAGGAGAACGCTGTTTCTTCCCCGAAAAAGACACCCAATATCAGCAGAATACCAATGACTGAGCCGACTAGAGCATGAATCGCTAAACGCTTTACTTCTGAGCGGAACAGCCAGAGAACAACTAATGCTACTGCTAAGTTAATTAGCCCTACTAAAAAGGCAGACTTAACGATACCGAATTGGGGGCGAAGCAGGAAAGCAAACAGCAACCCTCCAATTAATCCTCCAGCATAATCACTGAACAGCACACGTGCCGTACTTCGATTCAGCGTCTCTCCAATTTCATTTGCCTTACGAATAAGTATCGGCAGCTCCACACCCGTCAGCGTACCGACAATTAGCGTAACCAAATACAAATAAAATGCATCTGTTCCTTCGGGGGTATATGCTGTAATCCCAAACATTGTAAAACTGGAAAATCCGCCGATTAAAGCCACGAAAAATTCTATGTAGATAAATGCTAATATTAAATTCTTCGTTACTCGTTCACTAATACTCGCGCCAATCCCCATACCTGTCAAAAACAAAGAGATGGTGAGCGTATATTGCTTCACACCATCTCCGAGAATATAAGATCCCAGCGCTCCAAACAAAACTTCAAACACGATACCGCAAATTGATACAATACCGGAAGCCCAGTATATGAGCGAAGTTTTATTCATTACTCTCTGCTGCATCATTTTTCATCTCCGAACTGCTTTAAGCTTACGTAATCGACGCACCGATAACAAATCCAAGTCCTACCGAAACTGCCAGCGAGACAATCCCGACAGCCACGTTGTTTTCCTTCAGCTTGGCTTGAACAGAAAATCGTCGCGTTACACCTTCAAAAACGAAGTAAGCAATCATTTGCAGAAGCACTCCATAAGCACCCCAAATGAGTGTTTCCCAAAGTTCACTGCTGTGATAAATGGAAAATGACAACACCAAGCAAATTCCGATTACCTTACCGCCAATTGATAGTGCTACTGCTGTATTGCCTTTTTCGATTTCTTCCCAATCCTTGTATTTATGTGTGATCAGTTCAAAGATAATAAGACCAATAATAACGATCACAACTGCGATAATAAAGTACAAAAACGTCGATAAAAATGGGTTCATAAGACTTTGCCTCCTTGTTTTTTATTTATTTTCCCGCACTCGGACCGCCGCCGCGATAGTTCGAATTGCCACGGCTGACACCGCCTGAGCCACCATCGTTCGTACGGTTTGCTGATGTATAACCGCCATAACAGCCGCCATTTTGGCATGTATTCATTCTGCTTTGACTCCAATTATTACCAAAAAGAGAATTCAACAAAGCAAATGTAAAGAAAGTATTCAAGTAGTTCGGGGAGTAGTTTTCACGGACAAATGTCCTGTCTGCCACTTCAATTAGTGTAACATCGCTGTCTTCTTCACTCGGCTTCACTGTTATGAACACATCATCATAAATAATAATTTGCTGTCCGTTCTTTTTTTCGCTAATCTCATCCGGGCCTTCTGTCTGTTTGAACAATTCAATTAATTCTTCGACTGTATATAGACGAGTCGCGTAAACATTTGCATTTCCGCTTCTCTCTCCAGATACAACATCCAGTAAGTAGAAGTTGTTATCAATTAATGTTTCAATTGATTCTCCTGCACTATTTTCAAATTTTGACGTTACCGTTTCTTTTTCCGGCTCGTCTGGAATGTCACTTATTGAAGCAGCATCGTTATTCGAATCACCGCAGCCAGCCAAAACAAAAACAAAAATTAAGCAAATCCCTGCCAGCCAATATTTCATGAAGGCTCCTCCCTTCTTCTATACTCCGTATGTATTGCTGACAGACGAAAACCCTTGCATCACGCAAGGGTCAGCCTGCCGAACGTAGTGGCTGCTTATTCTTTGCCCATTTTCTTTTTCAAAGCAGCAAGCTCATCATCGACTCCGCCTTTATCCAATGCAGCAAATTCATCATCAAGTGAACGGTTGGACTTGGACATATCCTCACTTGTTTCTGCCTCTGCTTCATACTGCAGTACTTTTTCTTCCATGCGTTCAAAGCCGCCGCGTGATTCATCGCTTCCAATACCGGACATTGTACGGTTCATCTTTGTACGTGTTTTTGCAGATTCTGCTCGTGCTTTTAAGGAATCTTTCTTCAGTTTCATTTCAGCATATTCTTTCTTCATTTCATCCAGTTTCTGACGAATGGATGCTACATCACTTGCTGCACGTTCCCAAGAAGCATGAAGGGTATCAGCTGTTTCTTGATGTGCCTTCTTGTCTTCCAGTGCACGGCGCGCTAGATCATCATTGCCCGCTTCAATTGCTGTTTCTGCTTGCTGCTGGCGCTTGTCAGCCATTGCTTTTGCATCATCGTATTTTCGTTTTAACATTTTTTCGTTGGCAATTTGTTTTGCTACTGCTGTCTCAGCCTCACGAATATCCGCTTCCATGTCACGCATGAATTGATCGAGCATTTTTACCGGATCTTCCGCTTTATCTAACATCGCATTCAATTCTGAACTCACAACCGTCTTCATTCTGTTAAAAAATTTAAACATACAAAATCTCTCCTTTAATAATTTTAATTGGAACCCGCAATGATTTTGATCTCACGCGTGTTAATTTCGTAACCATAACTTACTTCTACTTCACTTCCCCAACCTTCAAGCCCAAGGAAATGCTCTTCTTCTTCATCGTAATAATCTGCAAAGTGGACGATTGAGCCATTTACATTCCGGCTTCTTCCTTCGCCAACGACTTTCGCTTCACCTTGTTCATCAAGGAAATATTTTCTGCCTTCGTACGTTAGCTCCTTCGGATACGGTTTCGAAACAGCAAGCGGAACTTTTTTGTATATGCCCAGCTCCAGTTCATCATCCATTTCCGCTGAAAGCCATATTATCGTGTCTCCCTCCACGAGCTGGTAGTCGAACCACTCATAATTTCCTTGTCTGGAAGTGATCTTACCGACTACTTCGTAAGTGACCAAATCATATTCAACAATATCACCCACCTGAATGGAGAGCGCATGGCGTTCTCTCACAGCAGGACGTTCAGGAGCTTTTTTCTTAAATAAGCGGGAAAGAATACCCAAAACTTTCACCATCCTTATATCTTGTACCTTCTATACGTCTCGGGATACAAAAAGTTTCGTTTTTTTTCTGGTTCTTCTCTAATTATACAGATATGCAGAGACAGTTACATGGACTAGCATTGGAAAAGAGGATTACCAAGGCTGAAAGAAGGGGAAAATAACATGAGATTGTCACAAAGGAGAAGATGTATGAACATCCGTTTCGGCTACGTATCAACAGCCTTGAATTTATATGAAGCTTCACCAGCAAAAACCATGACTTATGCACGTTGGTCCAAACTGGAGAAAGAAGAGAGGTCAGCTCAGCTGCATGCTATTACGAGAGAGAATCTAGAGCGAACCATCCGTATTCTTCATTATAATATCGCCCATCAAATTAAACTTTACCGCTTTTCTTCGTCGCTGGCACCATTGGCAACGCATGAGGAAGTGCAATGGGACTATATTTCACCGTTCACTGATTTATATGAAGAAATTGGCCGGCTCGTTCGGGAATACGATATACGCTCAAGCTTTCATCCGAATCAGTTTACCCTGTTTACGAGTGATAAACCTCATATCACCCGAAATGCAGTCAAAGATATGCAGTACCATTACAATATGCTGACAGCGATGGGCTTAGAAGACGAAGCGTATATTAATATCCATGTCGGGGGTGCATATGGCAATAAAGAACTTGCATTAGAACGGTTCCATGAAAATATTAAACAGCTTCCCGAGCCGATTAAAGCTCAAATGACGTTGGAGAATGATGATAAAACCTATACGACTACGGAAACATTAGAAGTATGCGAAAAACATCAAATTCCAATGATGTTTGATATTCATCATTATATGGCGAACCATACCGAGGAGGAGCCGTTAGAGGAGATTCTGCCCCGCTTCATGGATACATGGAAGAATCGAAAGCATGTGCCGAAGATT from Terribacillus sp. DMT04 encodes the following:
- the uvsE gene encoding UV DNA damage repair endonuclease UvsE, which translates into the protein MNIRFGYVSTALNLYEASPAKTMTYARWSKLEKEERSAQLHAITRENLERTIRILHYNIAHQIKLYRFSSSLAPLATHEEVQWDYISPFTDLYEEIGRLVREYDIRSSFHPNQFTLFTSDKPHITRNAVKDMQYHYNMLTAMGLEDEAYINIHVGGAYGNKELALERFHENIKQLPEPIKAQMTLENDDKTYTTTETLEVCEKHQIPMMFDIHHYMANHTEEEPLEEILPRFMDTWKNRKHVPKIHTSSPKSEKAYRSHADYVDVEFLMPLIKQLKAIGQDVDFMIEAKQKDKAALQLAEDVSRIRGVKRIGEATVEL
- a CDS encoding polyamine aminopropyltransferase, producing MMQQRVMNKTSLIYWASGIVSICGIVFEVLFGALGSYILGDGVKQYTLTISLFLTGMGIGASISERVTKNLILAFIYIEFFVALIGGFSSFTMFGITAYTPEGTDAFYLYLVTLIVGTLTGVELPILIRKANEIGETLNRSTARVLFSDYAGGLIGGLLFAFLLRPQFGIVKSAFLVGLINLAVALVVLWLFRSEVKRLAIHALVGSVIGILLILGVFFGEETAFSFEQKLYQDPIIHMEQSQYQKVILTRNDDDVRLYLNGGLQFSSIDQHRYHDALIHPVMSQAKQHDHVLILGGGDGLAANEVLKYDDVRDITLVDLDPAVTDLAKTEPKLLDLNNRSLHNEKVTIKNEDAFNYLIASDQIYDVIIVDLPDPNDESLNKLYTEEFYSLVRNHMHPEGAMIVQATSPVFATQSYWTIDETIRGTGLETENFHLDVPSFGNWGFVMASRNPIDANKLEVTVPTQYLKSSMIPGMTEFGKDEDREIIKADGEKAELRPNTLVDPHLIEIYQSEWKHY
- a CDS encoding Lrp/AsnC family transcriptional regulator, yielding MDHIDRAMLELLQHDGRITISELSKRLSLSRPSVSERMARLEERGVIEHYTARVAHAKVGLDILLFIQVSELKIPHLEFEYLIAKEEAVLECHRVTGPINYLLKAAVPDMNGMRELIDRLIPYGTFNTSTVLTSPVAYRALLPRED
- a CDS encoding DUF350 domain-containing protein codes for the protein MNPFLSTFLYFIIAVVIVIIGLIIFELITHKYKDWEEIEKGNTAVALSIGGKVIGICLVLSFSIYHSSELWETLIWGAYGVLLQMIAYFVFEGVTRRFSVQAKLKENNVAVGIVSLAVSVGLGFVIGASIT
- a CDS encoding DUF4247 domain-containing protein, whose protein sequence is MKYWLAGICLIFVFVLAGCGDSNNDAASISDIPDEPEKETVTSKFENSAGESIETLIDNNFYLLDVVSGERSGNANVYATRLYTVEELIELFKQTEGPDEISEKKNGQQIIIYDDVFITVKPSEEDSDVTLIEVADRTFVRENYSPNYLNTFFTFALLNSLFGNNWSQSRMNTCQNGGCYGGYTSANRTNDGGSGGVSRGNSNYRGGGPSAGK
- a CDS encoding DUF4178 domain-containing protein gives rise to the protein MGILSRLFKKKAPERPAVRERHALSIQVGDIVEYDLVTYEVVGKITSRQGNYEWFDYQLVEGDTIIWLSAEMDDELELGIYKKVPLAVSKPYPKELTYEGRKYFLDEQGEAKVVGEGRSRNVNGSIVHFADYYDEEEEHFLGLEGWGSEVEVSYGYEINTREIKIIAGSN
- a CDS encoding PspA/IM30 family protein — translated: MFKFFNRMKTVVSSELNAMLDKAEDPVKMLDQFMRDMEADIREAETAVAKQIANEKMLKRKYDDAKAMADKRQQQAETAIEAGNDDLARRALEDKKAHQETADTLHASWERAASDVASIRQKLDEMKKEYAEMKLKKDSLKARAESAKTRTKMNRTMSGIGSDESRGGFERMEEKVLQYEAEAETSEDMSKSNRSLDDEFAALDKGGVDDELAALKKKMGKE